The genomic DNA CCAAACGCGGCCGGTTAAGGACTTCAGCGATTTCGCCGAGCTGTGAAAGCGATGTGATGACGCTAAACTTGTCGCGCCGCCAGGCGGCGACGATTTGTCCCGGCGGTCCGGCAGGCTTGAGAAACGCGGAGACTCAAACGTTGGTGTCAAGCAGAGCGACGAGCGGCACGGCGCTTTGCCTTGACTTCGGCCCTTGCACGAGTCACTTCCGCTTCAATGACGTCCGGGGGGATCGCTTTGGTGCGAGCTTTCATCCTGCGAAGCAAGCGGTCAAAGTCGTTCCGCCACTTTCGCTCTGGGTAAAGTGTGATCAAAACGCGGGACCGCTCCTTCAATTGAAGGGGTCGGAGAGGTCTAAGCACGCCTTTCTCGTATACGGCTTTAACCGTCTCTTCGGCCGGGTGAATTTTTCTTGGCAATGCCATGAGACGGATTATACCGACCCATCCTATGTTCGGCAAGCCACGTCGGCCGATGCCGGCGACTTGTTCGGATACAAGACAGATCGTGCGGCATTGGATCGGCCCGCCGCCGTTTTTGTGGACAAGATGCAGCAGCCGACTAAGTTCGATCTGGTGATCAATTTGAAGACAGCGAAGCAGATCGGCCTGACGATTCCGCCGAACGTGCTGGCAAGAGCGGACAGAGTAATAAAATAAAATTTTGAATTCTGAATTTTGAGTGTTGAATTTATGAATCTAAAATCCCAAAGCGAAAACCGAAAATTGGTGGGGATTGTTGCCCTCGTTGTCGCACTCGCGATGGGTGGGGCTGTGACCATGGCGCAGCAGCCGGGGAAAGTTCCCCGGATAGCTTATCTAAGTGCTACCTCCCCTTCCGTGAACCCGACCCGCATCGAGGCCTTCCGGCAGGGGCTGCGCGAGCTTGGCTACGTGGAGGGGAAAAACATTGTCATAGAGTGGCGATTTGCGGAGGGAAAACTAGATCGCCTGAGGGAGCTTGCAGCCGAGCTAGTGCGTCTTAAGGTTGATGTCATCGTCACGGGCGGTCCGACAACCACGCCCGCTGTCAAGGAAGCAACTACTACGATTCCTATTGTCATGGGGTATGATAATGATCCTGTCGGCTCGGGGTTCGTTGCCAGTCTTGCTCGACCTGGCGGGAATATCACAGGGTTGAGCGCTCTTTCCCCGGAGTTAAGCGGAAAACAACTGGAGCTTCTGAAAGAGATCGTTCCCAAGCTTTCCCGCGTGGCCGTCCTCGGGACTTCGACCCGGCCGGGCAACGCACAAGCGTTAAGAGAAGTGGAACTCGCGGCACGGGCGTTCAAGGTGCAGCTTCAAAACCTAGATGTACTAGATCCCAAGGATATTGAGACCGCGTTCCGAGCCGCAAGCAAGGGGCGTGCGGATGCGATCCTAATGCTGTCGGGCGCCATCCTCAATTCTCACCGAATACAAATTGCAGAGCTCGCGGTAAAGAGCCGGCTACCGGCAGCGTATGGGCAGCCACAATTTGTGGAAGACGGGGGGCTCCTGTCCTACGCCCCAAGCTATACCGACCTGTTCCGGCGCGCCGCCACTTACGTGGACAAGATTTTGAAAGGCGCGAAGCCGGCGGATCTCCCCGTAGAGCAGCCGACTAAGTTCGATCTGGTGATCAATTTGAAGACAGCGAAGCAGATCGGCCTGACGATTCCGCCGAACGTGCTGGCAAGAGCGGACAAGGTGATCAAGTAAGGCGGAAGGCATTTGGCGTGACCCCTCACCCCTTCCCTCTCCCGCCGGGAGAGGGTGAGGGAGAGGGCGCTCTCGCGCAAAGCCGCAAAGGGCGCCAAGTTCGGACAAGCAAAAAAGATTTCTTTGCGTGCTGAGCGTCCCTTCGGCTTTGCTCAGGACAAGCTTGGCGCGAGGAGTAGGGTTTTCTCTACGCTGAATCGAAACAAGAGCGTTCCAATGAAGCGTCGGCGCATGACACGGCCTTCGCGTAAGCGTCCCGCTGTTCGGGCCGCTCGCCGCCAGCAGGGAATACAAACGATCGACAT from Candidatus Binatia bacterium includes the following:
- a CDS encoding ABC transporter substrate-binding protein; this translates as MNLKSQSENRKLVGIVALVVALAMGGAVTMAQQPGKVPRIAYLSATSPSVNPTRIEAFRQGLRELGYVEGKNIVIEWRFAEGKLDRLRELAAELVRLKVDVIVTGGPTTTPAVKEATTTIPIVMGYDNDPVGSGFVASLARPGGNITGLSALSPELSGKQLELLKEIVPKLSRVAVLGTSTRPGNAQALREVELAARAFKVQLQNLDVLDPKDIETAFRAASKGRADAILMLSGAILNSHRIQIAELAVKSRLPAAYGQPQFVEDGGLLSYAPSYTDLFRRAATYVDKILKGAKPADLPVEQPTKFDLVINLKTAKQIGLTIPPNVLARADKVIK
- a CDS encoding antitoxin family protein; its protein translation is MALPRKIHPAEETVKAVYEKGVLRPLRPLQLKERSRVLITLYPERKWRNDFDRLLRRMKARTKAIPPDVIEAEVTRARAEVKAKRRAARRSA